In one Nocardioides sp. NBC_00368 genomic region, the following are encoded:
- a CDS encoding class I SAM-dependent methyltransferase — MSRVDLPGATGAIPSPNIWNHTATYEIENRALDPHGRLWSAMAEVAPWAGRDVLDLGCGTGFYLPRFAETARTVTGIEPHPDLVTLARRRTKKLENVTVHNGVAQQLPLPPSSVDVMHARWAYFFGPGSEPGLGELDRVMRRGGVAMVIDNDGSRSTFGGWFRRGYPKVPPPDEQERFWSMHGWTRVPVDMDWSFASRADLEAVVRIEFDPATAAAILEEHQGTYVDYAVNLWWKRF, encoded by the coding sequence ATGAGCCGCGTTGACCTCCCCGGCGCTACAGGCGCGATCCCGTCCCCCAACATCTGGAACCACACCGCGACGTACGAGATCGAGAACCGTGCGCTCGACCCGCACGGCCGGCTCTGGTCCGCGATGGCCGAGGTGGCACCCTGGGCCGGGCGGGACGTGCTCGACCTCGGTTGCGGGACCGGTTTCTACCTGCCGAGGTTCGCGGAGACCGCCCGCACCGTCACCGGCATCGAGCCGCACCCGGACCTGGTGACGCTGGCCCGGCGGCGTACGAAGAAGCTCGAGAACGTCACCGTCCACAACGGCGTCGCGCAGCAGCTCCCGCTCCCGCCCTCGTCGGTCGACGTCATGCACGCCCGCTGGGCCTACTTCTTCGGTCCCGGCTCCGAGCCGGGACTCGGCGAGCTGGACCGGGTGATGCGCCGCGGCGGTGTGGCGATGGTGATCGACAACGACGGCTCACGCTCGACCTTCGGCGGGTGGTTCCGCCGCGGCTACCCGAAGGTCCCGCCGCCCGACGAGCAGGAGCGGTTCTGGTCGATGCACGGCTGGACGCGCGTCCCCGTCGACATGGACTGGTCCTTCGCCTCGCGCGCCGACCTGGAGGCGGTCGTCCGCATCGAGTTCGACCCCGCGACTGCGGCCGCGATCCTGGAGGAGCACCAGGGGACGTACGTCGACTACGCCGTCAACCTCTGGTGGAAGCGCTTCTGA
- a CDS encoding VOC family protein: MRLDHVSYAAGPDGLVQTAKQLGELLGQEFVDGGVHPRFGTRNYILPMRGGLYLEVVEALEHPASDKAPFGQAVKARSALGGGWIGFVIGVDDMTPIEERLGRKAVPGNRHLPDGRELHWQQIGINGLIADPQLPYFIKWETPELHPGNAGSDITLTDLEISGDPERVKDYLGDELKERVDPWTGKPAENVHIDWVAEHGTPGLLAAKFVTPRGEVRI, from the coding sequence ATGCGCCTGGACCATGTTTCGTACGCTGCAGGACCCGATGGCTTGGTACAGACCGCCAAGCAGCTCGGTGAGCTGCTCGGCCAGGAGTTCGTCGACGGCGGCGTCCACCCCCGCTTCGGCACCCGCAACTACATCCTCCCGATGCGTGGCGGCCTTTACCTCGAGGTCGTCGAGGCGCTCGAGCACCCGGCCAGCGACAAGGCCCCGTTCGGGCAGGCCGTCAAGGCCCGCTCCGCACTCGGCGGCGGCTGGATCGGCTTCGTCATCGGCGTCGATGACATGACCCCGATCGAGGAGCGGCTCGGCCGCAAGGCTGTCCCCGGCAACCGCCACCTCCCCGACGGCCGCGAGCTCCACTGGCAGCAGATCGGCATCAACGGCCTGATCGCCGACCCGCAGCTGCCCTACTTCATCAAGTGGGAGACCCCCGAGCTCCACCCCGGCAACGCCGGCTCCGACATCACCCTCACCGACCTCGAGATCTCCGGCGACCCCGAGCGGGTCAAGGACTACCTCGGCGACGAGCTGAAGGAGCGCGTCGACCCGTGGACCGGCAAGCCCGCCGAGAACGTTCACATCGACTGGGTCGCCGAGCACGGCACCCCGGGCCTGCTGGCCGCCAAGTTCGTGACCCCGCGCGGCGAGGTCCGGATCTGA
- a CDS encoding ATP-binding protein, producing MDIEEILRTLRFAGGDTAAIEVKSAAGGYPSTTLESLGALANTPGGGAIVFGLDERRGFTPTGVYDVQKLKQRLGNEAQDFTPHVRISISDAVVDSKPVVVAEVGECDAAFKPCTHVSGKSWVRSYDGDFQLSDLERQGFLSNRAAPHFDMAPVPGTSVADLEASAVAAWSDTVRREDPSGLGRFDDEDLLRHGGVVTGAGELTVAGLMMLGEYPQTWFSRLVVHVARVEPDGSFRNAKSLSGSIPRMLASAVDWVTQNVDYVMVSGPDGHLRDVPAFPVSVIRELVGNALVHRDLAPWSEGIAIHLRIYRDRLVITNPGGLYGLTVERLGREAISRSRNAKLVALGVNVSAPGGVRVVESLASGLIRVNAELDGQGLPRPTFVDTGIQFTAIVKATRHRAPRTPTTMVELIGAKQQQVLTALIEGGQVGVADLVERTGLSPTVVRRALTALREKRMATVVSGGRGRETTYEAT from the coding sequence ATGGACATCGAGGAGATCCTGCGCACGCTCAGGTTCGCTGGAGGCGACACGGCCGCCATCGAGGTCAAGTCAGCTGCCGGTGGCTACCCGTCGACGACGTTGGAGTCGCTAGGCGCTCTCGCCAACACACCAGGAGGCGGCGCGATCGTGTTCGGCCTGGACGAGCGACGCGGGTTCACGCCGACAGGCGTCTACGACGTACAGAAGCTCAAGCAGCGACTCGGAAACGAGGCCCAGGACTTCACGCCGCACGTCCGTATCTCGATCTCCGATGCCGTGGTCGACTCGAAGCCCGTCGTGGTCGCAGAGGTGGGGGAGTGTGATGCTGCCTTCAAGCCCTGCACTCACGTGTCGGGCAAGTCATGGGTGCGCAGCTATGACGGCGACTTCCAGCTCTCGGACCTCGAACGTCAGGGCTTTCTGAGCAACCGCGCGGCCCCGCACTTCGATATGGCTCCGGTTCCGGGTACGTCCGTCGCTGATCTCGAGGCGTCTGCTGTGGCTGCTTGGAGCGACACAGTGAGGCGGGAAGATCCGAGCGGGTTGGGGCGGTTCGATGACGAGGACCTGCTCAGACACGGTGGAGTCGTCACGGGGGCAGGGGAGCTGACAGTGGCAGGTTTGATGATGCTCGGCGAGTATCCCCAGACCTGGTTCTCTCGACTCGTGGTGCACGTCGCTCGGGTTGAGCCCGATGGATCGTTCCGAAATGCCAAGTCTCTGAGTGGCTCGATACCGCGCATGCTCGCATCTGCAGTCGACTGGGTCACCCAGAACGTCGACTACGTCATGGTCTCCGGGCCGGACGGCCATCTGAGGGACGTACCTGCGTTCCCCGTTTCGGTGATCCGTGAGTTGGTCGGTAACGCGCTCGTCCACAGAGACCTGGCGCCCTGGTCGGAGGGGATCGCGATCCACCTCCGCATCTACCGAGATCGCCTGGTGATCACCAACCCTGGTGGTCTCTACGGGCTCACGGTTGAACGGCTCGGTCGCGAGGCGATCAGCCGTTCCAGGAACGCGAAGCTGGTTGCTCTCGGCGTCAATGTCTCCGCGCCGGGCGGTGTCCGAGTCGTCGAGTCATTGGCGTCAGGTCTGATCCGAGTCAACGCCGAGCTCGATGGTCAGGGCCTTCCCCGTCCAACATTTGTCGACACCGGGATTCAGTTCACCGCCATTGTGAAGGCGACGAGGCACAGGGCGCCACGGACCCCCACGACAATGGTCGAATTGATCGGTGCAAAGCAGCAGCAAGTCTTGACAGCTTTGATCGAGGGCGGTCAGGTCGGAGTGGCTGACCTCGTCGAGCGCACCGGTCTGTCTCCGACGGTCGTGCGACGGGCTCTCACCGCGCTGCGCGAGAAGCGGATGGCGACGGTGGTGTCGGGTGGACGAGGGCGTGAGACCACGTACGAGGCAACGTAG
- the sigJ gene encoding RNA polymerase sigma factor SigJ → MTDPHLAEVIGERRQLINLAYRLLGSLAEAEDAAQETYTRWYALTEQQREAIDNPGAWMTTVASRICLDLLGSARARREHYVGDWIPEPVPGGWLDGPGFAPADPADRVTLDESISMAFLVVLDSMTPAERVSFVLHDIFRFTFPEIADIVGRTPAACRQLASNARRRIDTSRDHSATERADLVRSFKEAWESHDIEALVGLLDPQAVATADGGGLALAFLEPISGAEQIAGAWMDIAARAPEVTLQECLVNGQAGLVGQVDGATVSVYAFDVADGRITRIWAVRNPEKLGPWRSE, encoded by the coding sequence ATGACCGACCCGCACCTCGCCGAGGTGATCGGTGAGCGCCGCCAGCTCATCAACCTCGCCTACCGCCTGCTCGGCTCGCTCGCCGAGGCCGAGGACGCGGCGCAGGAGACCTACACCCGCTGGTACGCACTCACCGAGCAGCAGCGGGAGGCGATCGACAACCCCGGCGCCTGGATGACGACGGTCGCGAGCCGGATCTGTCTCGATCTGCTCGGCTCCGCACGAGCCCGGCGGGAGCACTACGTGGGCGACTGGATCCCGGAGCCGGTCCCCGGCGGCTGGCTCGACGGCCCCGGCTTCGCTCCGGCCGATCCCGCCGACCGGGTCACCCTCGACGAGTCGATCAGCATGGCCTTCCTGGTCGTGCTGGACTCGATGACCCCTGCCGAGCGGGTCTCCTTCGTCCTGCACGACATCTTCCGCTTCACCTTCCCCGAGATCGCCGACATCGTCGGGCGCACTCCGGCCGCCTGCCGCCAGCTCGCCTCCAACGCCCGCCGCCGCATCGACACCTCCCGCGACCACTCGGCCACCGAGCGCGCCGACCTTGTCCGCAGCTTCAAAGAGGCGTGGGAGTCCCACGACATCGAGGCCCTCGTCGGCCTGCTCGACCCGCAGGCGGTCGCCACCGCCGACGGCGGCGGCCTGGCCCTGGCCTTCCTCGAGCCGATCAGCGGCGCCGAGCAGATCGCCGGCGCCTGGATGGATATCGCCGCGCGCGCCCCCGAGGTGACGCTCCAGGAATGTCTCGTCAACGGCCAGGCCGGCCTCGTCGGCCAGGTCGACGGCGCCACCGTCTCCGTCTACGCCTTCGACGTCGCCGACGGCCGCATCACCCGCATCTGGGCCGTACGCAACCCCGAGAAGCTCGGTCCCTGGCGATCCGAATGA
- a CDS encoding NADPH-dependent FMN reductase: protein MISIGIILGSTRPQRNGPQVARWVHDLASRRDDATFELIDLVDHPLPHLDEPVPPMFGPSANQHTRDWAARIAPFDGFVIVTPEYNGGMPGVLKNAIDHACAEWTNKAVGFVSYGVSGGARAVAQLRTVCGTLGMADVSRLVELSLFTDFENHATFVPGDRHAVALTAMLDQVVAWSTALAPLRATDGLVGASGARS from the coding sequence GTGATCAGCATCGGCATCATCCTCGGCAGCACCCGCCCCCAGCGGAACGGCCCACAGGTCGCCCGTTGGGTCCACGACCTGGCCTCGCGCCGCGACGACGCGACCTTCGAGCTGATCGACCTGGTCGACCACCCGCTCCCGCACCTCGACGAGCCGGTCCCACCGATGTTCGGGCCGTCGGCGAACCAGCACACCCGTGACTGGGCCGCGCGGATCGCCCCGTTCGACGGCTTCGTGATCGTGACCCCGGAGTACAACGGCGGCATGCCCGGCGTCCTGAAGAACGCCATCGACCACGCCTGCGCGGAGTGGACGAACAAGGCGGTCGGTTTCGTCTCGTACGGAGTGAGCGGCGGTGCGCGGGCGGTCGCCCAGCTGCGTACGGTGTGCGGCACGCTCGGCATGGCCGACGTGAGCCGTCTGGTGGAGCTCTCGCTCTTCACCGACTTCGAGAACCATGCCACGTTCGTGCCCGGGGATCGTCACGCCGTCGCGCTGACCGCCATGCTCGACCAGGTCGTCGCATGGAGCACGGCGCTCGCGCCGCTGCGGGCCACCGACGGCCTGGTCGGCGCTTCGGGAGCGCGGTCATGA
- a CDS encoding YybH family protein: protein MSAVDEAAIRGRIERIIEGLRAKDLDILREPYAPDVVSFDVEPPIQHVGIEAKLANWSRVFEVFETVDYELRDLALTIGGDVAFGHAFGRLSGTMKNGAATSGMWVRVTYGLRRIDGTWVITHDQVSVPFDILSGRGVVDLEP, encoded by the coding sequence ATGAGCGCCGTGGACGAGGCCGCGATCCGCGGCCGGATCGAGCGGATCATCGAGGGACTGCGGGCCAAGGACCTCGACATCCTGCGGGAGCCGTACGCACCCGATGTCGTCTCCTTCGACGTGGAGCCGCCGATCCAGCACGTCGGGATCGAGGCGAAGCTCGCGAACTGGTCGAGGGTCTTCGAGGTCTTCGAGACGGTCGACTACGAGCTCCGGGACCTGGCGCTCACGATCGGCGGTGATGTGGCGTTCGGGCATGCCTTCGGCCGGCTCAGCGGGACCATGAAGAACGGCGCCGCCACGTCCGGGATGTGGGTGCGGGTCACGTACGGGCTGCGCCGGATCGACGGCACCTGGGTGATCACGCACGACCAGGTCTCGGTGCCGTTCGACATCCTCAGCGGCAGGGGTGTGGTCGACCTGGAACCGTGA
- a CDS encoding MFS transporter yields MSEQREQSLVRAVGGTYFPLALVARLPYAMMVVGVLTLVVAGRGSLALGGLNSAMVGIGAAVCGPILGAAVDRFGQRRVLLAVSVASTAALGAMAWVVYSPLPDVAVLAVAFLVGATAPQIAPLSRSRLVAIISAYVVPGRRVRVLNSTMAYESAADEIVFIVGPVVAGVLAVAVDPWAPVVAAAALTLAFVSAFALHPSAATAQVSAGRTPAAGSLRELARPGVVVIVVGILGVGLFFGSMLTSLTAFMADHGRPEQAGLVYAAMGVGSAALALGVAVFPVGFTATARWLVFGGVMLTGALALPGVSSVTGMVLALLVIGLGIGPTLVTQYGLGARRSPVGRSATVMTMLGSAVILGQSLASAVTGDIAERWGTDAALLLPAAAALVVVVAGAVNARIGEPAVSVPAGSSERAAATAGR; encoded by the coding sequence ATGTCAGAGCAGCGCGAGCAGAGTCTGGTGCGCGCCGTCGGAGGGACGTACTTCCCGCTCGCGCTGGTCGCGCGGCTGCCGTACGCGATGATGGTCGTCGGGGTGCTGACCCTGGTCGTCGCGGGCCGTGGGTCGCTGGCGCTCGGCGGTCTGAACTCGGCGATGGTCGGGATCGGTGCCGCGGTGTGTGGTCCGATCCTCGGTGCCGCCGTCGACCGGTTCGGCCAGCGTCGGGTGCTGCTGGCGGTCAGCGTCGCCAGCACCGCGGCGCTCGGCGCGATGGCCTGGGTCGTCTACAGCCCGCTGCCCGACGTGGCGGTGCTGGCCGTGGCCTTCCTGGTCGGCGCGACCGCCCCGCAGATCGCGCCGCTGTCGCGGTCGCGGCTGGTGGCGATCATCTCCGCGTACGTCGTCCCCGGGCGTCGCGTCCGGGTGCTCAACTCGACGATGGCCTACGAGTCCGCGGCCGACGAGATCGTCTTCATCGTCGGTCCGGTCGTCGCCGGCGTCCTCGCCGTCGCCGTCGACCCGTGGGCGCCGGTCGTCGCCGCGGCGGCGCTCACCCTGGCCTTCGTCTCCGCCTTCGCCCTCCACCCGAGCGCCGCGACCGCACAGGTCTCCGCCGGACGTACGCCGGCCGCGGGGTCCCTGCGCGAGCTCGCCCGCCCTGGTGTGGTCGTCATCGTGGTCGGCATCCTCGGCGTCGGCCTCTTCTTCGGCTCGATGCTCACCTCGCTGACCGCGTTCATGGCCGACCACGGCCGCCCGGAGCAGGCTGGCCTGGTCTACGCCGCGATGGGCGTCGGGTCTGCCGCGCTGGCGCTGGGCGTCGCCGTCTTCCCGGTGGGCTTCACCGCGACCGCACGCTGGCTCGTCTTCGGCGGCGTGATGCTCACCGGTGCCCTCGCCCTGCCGGGCGTCTCCTCGGTGACCGGGATGGTCCTCGCGCTGCTCGTCATCGGTCTCGGCATCGGCCCGACCCTGGTCACCCAGTACGGCCTCGGCGCCCGCCGCAGCCCGGTCGGCCGATCCGCCACGGTGATGACCATGCTCGGCTCCGCCGTGATCCTCGGGCAGTCGCTGGCCTCCGCGGTCACCGGCGACATCGCCGAGCGCTGGGGCACCGACGCGGCCCTGCTCCTGCCTGCTGCGGCCGCGCTGGTGGTCGTGGTGGCCGGGGCCGTCAACGCCCGGATCGGGGAGCCTGCCGTCTCCGTTCCCGCCGGGAGCTCCGAGCGCGCCGCGGCCACGGCCGGGCGCTGA
- a CDS encoding Ppx/GppA phosphatase family protein — translation MRLGVLDIGSNTGHLLVVDAHGGAAPLPAFSFKQPLRLAEHLDASGDVTEAGVEALTEFTRESVRVGEEKGVSETLAFATSAVRDAGNSQQVLDHVHAETGVEIEVLPGDDEARLTFLAVRRWFGWSAGRLAVFDIGGGSLEIAAGLDEQPYVAWSLPLGAGRLARSYFGDRPAEEELRELRRMIRAAIAEDAGRILRDGHPDMAVATSKTFRSLARICGAAPSGEGLRVRRQLPLAELRRWIPKLLEMSLEELSELPGVSPSRAHQIVPGALVAEACLDIFDLEAFEICPWALREGLILDRLDHLSFIGSSDLGRSE, via the coding sequence ATGCGTCTGGGCGTACTCGACATCGGATCGAACACGGGACACCTGCTCGTGGTCGACGCCCACGGCGGGGCGGCCCCGCTGCCGGCGTTCTCGTTCAAGCAGCCGCTGCGGCTGGCGGAGCACCTCGACGCCTCCGGCGACGTGACCGAGGCGGGGGTCGAGGCGCTGACCGAGTTCACCCGCGAGTCGGTGCGGGTCGGGGAGGAGAAGGGCGTCTCGGAGACGCTGGCGTTCGCCACCTCGGCGGTGCGCGATGCCGGCAACTCGCAGCAGGTGCTCGACCACGTACATGCCGAGACCGGGGTCGAGATCGAGGTCCTGCCCGGCGACGACGAGGCGCGGCTGACCTTCTTGGCCGTACGCCGCTGGTTCGGCTGGTCGGCCGGCCGGCTCGCCGTCTTCGACATCGGCGGCGGCTCGCTGGAGATCGCGGCCGGACTCGACGAGCAGCCGTACGTCGCCTGGTCGCTGCCGCTGGGCGCCGGCCGGCTCGCGCGCAGCTACTTCGGCGACCGGCCGGCCGAGGAGGAGCTGCGGGAGCTGCGCCGGATGATCCGCGCAGCGATCGCCGAGGACGCCGGCAGGATCCTGCGCGACGGTCATCCGGACATGGCGGTGGCGACGTCGAAGACGTTCCGCTCGCTGGCGCGCATCTGTGGTGCCGCCCCGAGCGGCGAGGGGCTGCGCGTACGCCGCCAGCTGCCGCTGGCCGAGCTGCGCCGCTGGATCCCGAAGCTGCTGGAGATGTCGCTCGAGGAGCTCTCCGAGCTGCCCGGGGTCAGCCCTTCGCGGGCTCATCAGATCGTGCCCGGTGCGCTGGTCGCCGAGGCGTGCCTCGACATCTTCGACCTGGAGGCCTTCGAGATCTGCCCGTGGGCGCTGCGGGAGGGGTTGATCCTCGACCGTCTCGACCACCTGTCCTTCATCGGAAGTTCCGATCTCGGCAGGTCCGAATAG
- a CDS encoding sugar phosphate isomerase/epimerase family protein has product MISLSTSSTYPESTAHAFTYAAEVGYDGVEIMVGIDALSQQTHAVKQLAEHHGLPIVAIHAPTLLFTQQVWGFEPWGKLERSAEMAAEVGAGVVVVHPPFRWQREYAAGFVDGIATLERSTGLRFAVENMYPWRAARRSTPMYLPHWDPSTEEYANTTIDLSHAAIAGDDVIEMAERLGPRLRHIHLTDGTGSAKDEHLVPGRGHMGADRFLRHLAGSGFDGEIVLEINTRRARSRAERVADLRESLEFARKHFQD; this is encoded by the coding sequence ATGATCTCGCTGTCGACGTCCTCGACCTATCCCGAGTCGACCGCCCACGCCTTCACGTACGCCGCGGAGGTGGGCTACGACGGGGTCGAGATCATGGTGGGCATCGATGCGCTGTCGCAGCAGACGCATGCGGTCAAGCAGCTCGCCGAGCACCACGGCCTGCCGATCGTCGCGATCCACGCGCCGACGCTGCTGTTCACCCAGCAGGTCTGGGGCTTCGAGCCCTGGGGCAAGCTCGAGCGGTCCGCCGAGATGGCCGCCGAGGTCGGGGCAGGGGTGGTCGTCGTACATCCGCCGTTCCGCTGGCAGCGCGAGTACGCGGCCGGGTTCGTGGACGGGATCGCCACGCTGGAGCGCTCGACCGGGCTCCGGTTCGCGGTGGAGAACATGTACCCGTGGCGGGCGGCCCGGCGCTCGACGCCGATGTATCTGCCGCACTGGGACCCCTCGACCGAGGAGTACGCCAACACCACCATCGACCTCTCCCACGCCGCGATCGCGGGCGACGACGTCATCGAGATGGCCGAGCGGCTCGGCCCGCGGCTGCGCCACATCCACCTCACCGACGGCACCGGCTCGGCCAAGGACGAGCACCTCGTTCCCGGCCGTGGTCACATGGGCGCCGACCGGTTCCTGCGCCATCTGGCCGGCTCGGGCTTCGACGGCGAGATCGTCCTCGAGATCAACACCCGGCGAGCCCGCTCCCGCGCCGAGCGCGTCGCCGACCTCCGCGAGTCGCTCGAGTTCGCGCGGAAACACTTCCAGGACTGA
- a CDS encoding MFS transporter has translation MSVDTALTRSWVGHDAGSSGYRRVLIGLFAAGIATFGQMYSTQGILPTVAHALEVSEASAALTVSTATLGLAVSVLGWSWVADRIGRAPAMKIALSISLVLGLLTPLAPGFTTLLVLRSLEGLALGGVPALAVAYLAEEIHVRHVSLAAAIYISGTTVGGLLGRVITGPFADLGGWRLGVTAGGVLSAIAAIIAITLIPRAQGWVRPTGKPATSVRDGVLANLRDPGMLVLYGQAALLMGGFVATYNYLGFRLERDPFGLPVAISSQIFFAYLGGTVSSSVAGRLAATHGRRKVMLTCVVITIVGVAMTFPDNLAMVLTGLFVLTTGFFGAHGVASGWVGARAKVGKAQASALYNLFYYGGSSLFGWLLGYAYVVGWWGVATAVLALALTSLTWSWLAARD, from the coding sequence ATGTCCGTAGATACCGCCCTGACCCGCTCGTGGGTGGGACACGATGCCGGCAGCAGCGGCTATCGGCGCGTCCTGATCGGCCTCTTCGCCGCCGGGATCGCGACCTTCGGGCAGATGTACTCCACCCAGGGCATCCTCCCCACCGTCGCGCACGCGCTCGAGGTCAGCGAGGCCTCAGCCGCGCTCACCGTCTCCACCGCGACGCTGGGGCTGGCGGTCAGCGTCCTCGGCTGGTCGTGGGTCGCCGACCGCATCGGCCGGGCTCCGGCGATGAAGATCGCGCTCTCGATCTCCCTGGTCCTCGGCCTGCTCACCCCGCTCGCCCCCGGCTTCACCACGCTCCTCGTCCTCCGCAGCCTCGAAGGCCTCGCGCTCGGCGGCGTACCGGCCCTCGCGGTCGCCTACCTCGCCGAAGAGATCCACGTACGCCACGTCAGCCTCGCCGCGGCCATCTACATCTCCGGCACCACCGTCGGAGGCCTTCTCGGGCGGGTCATCACCGGCCCGTTCGCCGACCTCGGTGGCTGGCGGCTGGGCGTCACCGCCGGCGGCGTCCTGTCCGCGATCGCCGCGATCATCGCGATCACCCTGATCCCCCGCGCCCAGGGGTGGGTGCGCCCCACCGGCAAGCCCGCGACGTCCGTACGCGACGGGGTGCTCGCCAACCTCCGCGACCCGGGCATGCTCGTCCTCTACGGGCAGGCGGCACTGCTGATGGGCGGGTTCGTGGCGACGTACAACTATCTGGGGTTCCGCCTCGAGCGCGACCCCTTCGGACTCCCCGTGGCGATCTCCAGCCAGATCTTCTTCGCCTACCTCGGCGGCACCGTCTCCTCCTCCGTCGCCGGCCGCCTGGCCGCCACGCACGGGCGACGAAAAGTGATGCTGACCTGCGTCGTCATCACGATCGTCGGGGTCGCGATGACCTTCCCGGACAACCTCGCGATGGTCCTGACCGGCCTCTTCGTCCTCACCACCGGCTTCTTCGGCGCCCACGGCGTCGCCTCGGGCTGGGTCGGCGCCCGCGCGAAGGTCGGCAAGGCCCAGGCCAGCGCCCTCTACAACCTCTTCTACTACGGCGGCTCGAGCCTCTTCGGCTGGCTGCTGGGCTATGCGTACGTCGTCGGCTGGTGGGGCGTCGCCACCGCCGTCCTCGCCCTCGCCCTGACCTCGCTGACCTGGTCCTGGCTCGCCGCTCGCGACTGA
- a CDS encoding heparan-alpha-glucosaminide N-acetyltransferase domain-containing protein: MSALTDRLSTRLVGVDVARCLALLGMMATHVLDPVDATGELTRIQAVAGGRSAALFAVLAGVSLALMTGRQDPVRGRVLASRSLGLAARAVLIAALGLVLGSLGTNIAIILTYYGVLFLIAIPFLGLRARWLWLLGVVWAVLGPLLAQVVRPMLPPRQFDSPEPSHLIEPGHLLAELLFTGYYPAVPWLAYLLIGMAIGRIDLRNRLVVSMLWSGGVIISVSATWLSGRLTRLPSVAEVLLREYPGMDIDDALTSMSHGLYGQTPADGWQWLLVVAPHSSTPFDLAQTIGSSMFAIGACQMIALRLPSRWRTGMAVLFGAGTMTLTLYTLHVVMRTDAVWPQETPDTYVLHVLVVLAIGAAVTAWGRPGPLEWVVGRPAAWLRRTEPRPERTPSG, from the coding sequence ATGTCCGCGCTCACCGATCGACTCTCGACGCGTCTCGTCGGTGTCGACGTGGCGCGCTGCCTGGCGCTGCTGGGGATGATGGCGACGCACGTGCTCGACCCGGTCGACGCGACCGGCGAGCTGACCAGGATCCAGGCCGTGGCCGGCGGCCGGTCCGCGGCGCTCTTCGCGGTGCTCGCCGGGGTCAGCCTGGCGCTGATGACCGGTCGTCAGGACCCGGTGCGGGGCCGGGTGCTCGCCTCACGGTCGCTGGGCCTGGCCGCGCGGGCGGTGCTGATCGCCGCGCTCGGCCTGGTGCTCGGTTCGCTCGGCACCAACATCGCGATCATCCTGACCTACTACGGCGTGCTGTTCCTGATCGCCATCCCGTTCCTCGGGCTGCGGGCGCGGTGGCTGTGGCTGCTCGGCGTGGTCTGGGCCGTCCTCGGACCGCTGTTGGCGCAGGTCGTCCGGCCGATGCTGCCGCCGCGACAGTTCGACAGCCCGGAGCCGTCCCATCTGATCGAACCCGGCCATCTGCTCGCCGAGCTGCTCTTCACCGGCTACTACCCGGCCGTCCCGTGGCTGGCCTACCTGCTGATCGGGATGGCCATCGGCCGCATCGACCTGCGCAACCGGCTGGTGGTCTCGATGCTCTGGTCGGGCGGTGTCATCATCTCGGTCTCGGCCACCTGGCTGTCCGGAAGGCTGACCCGGCTGCCGTCGGTGGCCGAGGTGCTGTTGCGCGAATACCCGGGGATGGACATCGACGATGCGCTGACCTCGATGAGCCACGGCCTCTACGGGCAGACGCCGGCCGACGGCTGGCAGTGGCTGCTGGTCGTCGCGCCGCACTCGTCCACGCCGTTCGACCTGGCGCAGACGATCGGCAGCTCCATGTTCGCGATCGGCGCCTGCCAGATGATCGCGCTGCGGTTGCCGTCCCGGTGGCGCACCGGCATGGCGGTGCTGTTCGGCGCCGGCACGATGACCCTCACCCTCTACACGCTGCACGTGGTGATGAGGACCGATGCGGTCTGGCCGCAGGAGACCCCCGACACGTACGTCCTGCATGTGCTCGTCGTGCTGGCGATCGGCGCCGCCGTCACTGCCTGGGGTCGCCCGGGACCGCTCGAATGGGTCGTCGGCCGCCCCGCGGCGTGGCTGCGCCGCACGGAGCCCCGCCCCGAGCGGACGCCGTCGGGTTAG
- a CDS encoding TetR/AcrR family transcriptional regulator — protein MSTTAPRRGRRPGSPDTRAAILAVARQRFAQHGYAATSVRGIATEAGVDSALVHHYFGTKEDLFVASLELRVDPRDVVPVVAAGGRDAVGERLIRLLLSVWDDEESRLPLMALMRSAFEPEGKALVPDAFGRLILGPVSEALELDEPERRITLVASQLVGLVALRYIARIEPLASAPAETLVATYAPVVQGYLTGPLP, from the coding sequence ATGAGCACGACGGCACCGCGGCGAGGGCGCAGGCCCGGTTCACCGGACACACGAGCGGCGATCCTGGCGGTGGCTCGGCAGCGCTTCGCGCAGCATGGGTACGCCGCGACCTCCGTCCGCGGGATCGCGACCGAGGCCGGCGTCGACTCCGCTCTGGTACACCACTACTTCGGCACCAAGGAGGACCTCTTCGTCGCCTCGCTGGAGCTGCGGGTCGACCCTCGAGACGTCGTGCCGGTGGTGGCTGCCGGGGGTCGCGACGCTGTGGGGGAGCGGCTCATACGTCTCCTCCTGAGTGTCTGGGACGACGAGGAGTCCCGGCTCCCGCTGATGGCGTTGATGCGCAGCGCCTTCGAGCCGGAAGGGAAGGCTCTGGTGCCGGACGCCTTCGGCAGGCTGATCCTGGGCCCGGTGAGCGAGGCGCTCGAGCTCGATGAACCGGAGCGACGGATCACGTTGGTGGCCTCGCAGCTGGTCGGGCTGGTCGCGCTGCGCTACATCGCCCGCATCGAGCCGCTCGCCTCGGCGCCCGCGGAAACGCTGGTCGCGACGTACGCGCCGGTGGTCCAGGGCTATCTGACCGGGCCTTTGCCGTAG